One genomic region from Lycorma delicatula isolate Av1 chromosome 1, ASM4794821v1, whole genome shotgun sequence encodes:
- the LOC142322616 gene encoding limulus clotting factor C-like isoform X2, with protein MLCGGTLITPTVVLTAAHCVTKTEGEVIAANKFRIAFAKFYVNYDDERDTEAQYRNVSHIYILPEYKGQNLIYSFDIALLELTSSVPSGLSIMPACVDRYNNNVINSSMLGMVVGWSLHSLYLQSEGLKKVKVPYITLEECRNAVGKYKNQITNDKFCTLERNDSNTTLPIDSGSGILFKFGRKGYIHGVASIKATDKVYAFTDIRFPGHVKFIDEVLKK; from the exons ATGTTGTGTGGAGGAACATTGATAACACCTACTGTTGTTTTGACAG CTGCTCACTGTGTTACTAAAACTGAAGGAGAAGTAATAGCTGCCAACAAATTTAGAATCGCTTTTGCTAAATTCTATGTAAACTACGATGATGAAAGAGATACTGAAGCACAGTACAGAAAT GTTTCACACATATACATACTACCAGAATATAAAGgccaaaatttaatatattcatttgacATAGCTCTTTTGGAATTAACATCTTCTGTTCCATCAGGCCTTTCTATTATGCCAGCATGTGTCGacagatataataataatgtaattaattcatcTATGTTAGGAATG gTGGTTGGCTGGAGTCTACATagtctttatttacaatcagaggggcttaaaaaagtaaaagtaccATATATCACTTTAGAAGAATGTAGAAATGCAGTgggtaaatataaaaatcaaataacaaatgATAAATTCTGCACTTTGGAAAGAAATG ATTCAAATACTACATTACCAATTGATAGCGGGTCTGGAATATTATTCAAGTTTGGTAGAAAAGGTTATATACATGGAGTAGCTAGTATAAAAGCTACTGATAAGGTGTATGCATTTACCGACATTCGATTTCCAGGCCATGTAAAATTCATTGATGAAGTTTtgaaaaagtag